The sequence below is a genomic window from Egicoccus sp. AB-alg6-2.
GGAGATGTGCGGCAACGGCGTGCGCGTCACCGCCAAGCACGCCGTCGACCACGGCCTCGCGACCCCCCGCCCCGACGGCACGATCATGGTCGGCACCCGTTCCGGTCCCCGACCGGTGCGGATCGTCGCGCGCCACCCCGACGGCAGGGTCGCCGAGGTCGAGGTCGACATGGGACCGCCGGTGTTCAGCGCGCACGAGGTCCCGTTCGAGCCCGAGGCGGCCGCGGTCGCCGCCGACGGCAGCGACCGCTACACGGTCACGGTCGAGGATCACTCCCTCGACGTCGCCGTGTTGTCCATGGGCAACCCGCACGCGGTCACCCGGGTGGACGACGTCCGCGCGGCGCCCGTCCTCACGCTGGGCCCGAGCGTCGAGACCCACGCCGCCTTCCCCGCCAAGACCAACGTCGAGTTCGCCCAGGTGGTCGACCGCGGTCGGGTACGCCTGCGGGTGTGGGAACGCGGGGTCGGCGAGACCGCCGCCTGCGGGACCGGCGCCTGCGCCACCGTGGTCGCGCTGCAGCGCGACGGCGATGTGGACGAGGAGGTGGCGGTCGAGCTGCCAGGCGGCACACTGACGGTGCGGTGGCGCCCCGGCGGCCCCGTGATGATGACCGGGCCGGCCGTCGAGGTCGGCCACGGCACGCTCGACGAAGCCTGGCTGCGGATGGCGCAGACCGGCGAGATGGAGACCTCACCCTGAGTTCCGACGACTACTTCCCGCTCGACGACGACGCGGTGCTGGACGACCGTGTCGACGGTTTCGGAATCGACGACGAACCCTCGCCCGAGGACCTGCGCCTGGGTGACGGGACCGTCCTGACGGCGGACGAACTCAGCCGCGCCGAGGAGCGTCGCCGCCGCCGCGACGTCATCGAGGAGGGCGCGCCGCGGGAGGGCGTCGACATCATCCGCCGCGTCGAGGCGGCCGTGATCGTGGGCGTGCAGCTGCCCGGACGCACGACCGCCGACGTCGACGCCTCCCTCGACGAGCTCGCCGCCCTGCTCGACACCGCCGGGGCCGAGGTGGTCGAGCGGGTGGTCCAGCGCCTCGACAGCCCGCAGTCGTCGACCTACATCGGCGCCGGCAAGGTGGCCGAGCTTCGTGAACTGGTCGCGGCCCACGGCGCGGACGCGGTGGTCTTCGACGACGAGCTGACCCCTGCGCAGCAGCGCACGCTCGAGGAGAAGATCAAGCAGAAGGTGCTCGACCGCACGATCGTGATCCTCGACATCTTCGCCCAGCACGCGACCTCGCGCGAGGGCAAGGCCCAGGTCGAGCTCGCCCAGCTGAGCTACCTGCTGCCGCGCCTGCGTGGGTGGGGGACGGCGCTGTCGCGCCAGGCCGGTGGCCGGACGGCGGGCGGTGCCGGTATCGGTGGTCGTGGTCCCGGTGAGACCCAGCTCGAGGTCGACCGCCGGCGGATCATGCGCCGCATCTCCAAGCTGCGTCGCGACCTCAAGGACTATGCCCGGATCCGCGAGACCAAGTCGGCGGAGCGCGACCGCAACCAGGTCCGTGTCGCGGCGCTGGTGGGCTACACCAATGCCGGCAAGTCGTCGCTGCTCAACGCGCTCACCGGTGCCGACGTGCTGGTCGAGAACCGTCTGTTCGCCACGCTGGACGCCACCGTGCGACGGCTGCCGCTGGACGACGGACGCGACGTCGTCATGACCGACACGGTCGGGTTCGTGCGCAAGCTGCCGCACGGGCTGGTCGAGTCGTTCAAGTCCACGCTCGAGGAGTCGGCCAGCGCCGACCTGCTGCTGCACGTCGTCGACGCGTCGCATCCCGAGGCAGAGGCGCACATCGTGGCGGTGCACGAGGTCCTCGAGGAGATCGGCGCGGACGCCGTCCCCGAACAGATCGTGCTCAACAAGGTGGACCGGGCCGACCCGGCGACCGTCGAGGCGCTCGCCCGCCGGGTGCAGGTCGAGCTCGACGCCGACCCGGTGTTGGTGTCGGCGCACACGGGCGCGGGCCTCGACGAACTCGTCGAGCGCATCCGTGTGCGGATTCCGGGGCAACGCCTGCGAATCACGGCGCACATCCCGTACGCGCGGCAAGATCTGGTCGCCTTGGCGCACCGCAGCGGGCAGGTGGTCAAGGAGGCGCACGGGGACAAGGGGACCGAGTTGGTGGCGGATCTGGACGCCGACGTGGCGCGCCGGCTGCGGCCCTACCTCGACGTCGACGTGTTCGCCGACGAGATCGAGGCCTGGGAGCAGGAGGCGGGCAGCTGACCGAGGACGTGCTCACCCGCGACGGCGGCGTCGAACTGGCGGCACGCCTGCGGGCACTGGCGCTCGCGGGACGCCGGCTCGGCCGCAGCGAGCACGAGGACGAGGTCTACGACCTCGCGGTCGACGTCGCCGTCCGCAGCCTCTACGCCGACGCGGCGTCGCTGTCGCGGTTCGACCGCGCCGAGGGCGTGGCGCGCACGCTCCGCAACCACGGTGACCTCGCCGGCTGGGAACAGCCGCGCCCCCTGGACGAGACCTACCGCCTGGAGGGCGTCCGTGGGCTGGTCGCCGTGCTGCTGCAGGGGCGATCCTGGCTGGGCACGGTCGACGATCCCGAG
It includes:
- the dapF gene encoding diaminopimelate epimerase, with product MQFTKAHGTGNDFVVLSDPHDELDVSASLVRALCDRRKGVGADGVIRIGGVTDPADGDVFMDYRNGDGSVVEMCGNGVRVTAKHAVDHGLATPRPDGTIMVGTRSGPRPVRIVARHPDGRVAEVEVDMGPPVFSAHEVPFEPEAAAVAADGSDRYTVTVEDHSLDVAVLSMGNPHAVTRVDDVRAAPVLTLGPSVETHAAFPAKTNVEFAQVVDRGRVRLRVWERGVGETAACGTGACATVVALQRDGDVDEEVAVELPGGTLTVRWRPGGPVMMTGPAVEVGHGTLDEAWLRMAQTGEMETSP
- the hflX gene encoding GTPase HflX, whose amino-acid sequence is MLDDRVDGFGIDDEPSPEDLRLGDGTVLTADELSRAEERRRRRDVIEEGAPREGVDIIRRVEAAVIVGVQLPGRTTADVDASLDELAALLDTAGAEVVERVVQRLDSPQSSTYIGAGKVAELRELVAAHGADAVVFDDELTPAQQRTLEEKIKQKVLDRTIVILDIFAQHATSREGKAQVELAQLSYLLPRLRGWGTALSRQAGGRTAGGAGIGGRGPGETQLEVDRRRIMRRISKLRRDLKDYARIRETKSAERDRNQVRVAALVGYTNAGKSSLLNALTGADVLVENRLFATLDATVRRLPLDDGRDVVMTDTVGFVRKLPHGLVESFKSTLEESASADLLLHVVDASHPEAEAHIVAVHEVLEEIGADAVPEQIVLNKVDRADPATVEALARRVQVELDADPVLVSAHTGAGLDELVERIRVRIPGQRLRITAHIPYARQDLVALAHRSGQVVKEAHGDKGTELVADLDADVARRLRPYLDVDVFADEIEAWEQEAGS